A window from Dioscorea cayenensis subsp. rotundata cultivar TDr96_F1 chromosome 10, TDr96_F1_v2_PseudoChromosome.rev07_lg8_w22 25.fasta, whole genome shotgun sequence encodes these proteins:
- the LOC120270428 gene encoding protein MICRORCHIDIA 7-like has translation MMVSGVKRERIEPQVAVPVVIKSTVIELSSSDSDSDADVGVGGGTGRTRVSNSGSVVGGLAKKAKADSALPLGFLDPLPLEEPRVANSVMRKGCRQFWKAGDFEDVPVVDSTSVTVGMDHVRVHPKFLHSNATSHKWALGALAELLDNALDEACHGATYVNIDMMENKKDGSKMLIVEDNGGGMDPDKMRHCMSLGYSAKSKIANTIGQYGNGFKTSTMRLGADVIVFSRSRGRDGKSPTQSIGLLSYSYLRNTGKEDIVVPMLDYKKGGQIWKRMRTSYSIDWNTNLNTIIDWSPYSSEADLLQQFSKMKDHGTRVVIYNLWEDDQGKLELDFDADQHDIQVRGVNRDENKIQMAKQFPNSRHFLTYRHSLRSYASMLYLRLPRGFRMILRGKEIEHHNIVTDMMMKEEVTYRPQPSADGVHKDPNMVAVVTMGFVKDAEHHIDVQGFNVYHKNRLIKPFWRVWNPPGSDGRGVIGSLEANFVEPAHDKQDFERTIVLSRLEARLVQMQKTYWSTKCHKIGYAPRRNKKLIESEDKESSPEAYQPSARRSGKGSKNSTSAIGSIKNRNHKDETLGVANERTSQKSGKNSSRRSALNRIMPDSEESDSEDECIPSDRAVNGCGDKAAVAQKSVTKDGVCPSLSSPSPTKGGGDVTADKMTTRLQSKTTSIACDVNGSRQEEAELSLEQLKAENKDLKERLRKMEESMAIDLQNEKDKNKSLAEQLEAAEKKLEELNKEQEALIDIFSEERVRRDKEEENLRKKLKDAQADIQKLQNQM, from the exons ATGATGGTCTCCGGCGTGAAGCGCGAGCGCATCGAACCGCAGGTGGCCGTGCCGGTGGTGATAAAGTCCACCGTCATCGAGTTGAGCAGCAGCGATAGCGATTCCGACGCCGATGTTGGTGTGGGAGGCGGGACCGGGAGAACTAGGGTTTCTAACAGTGGTTCCGTTGTTGGAGGGCTTGCTAAGAAGGCCAAGGCTGACTCTGCGCTCCCTCTTGGGTTTCTTGATCCTCTGCCTCTTGAGGAACCCCGCGTTGCCAACTCGGTGATGAGGAAGGGGTGTCGGCAGTTCTGGAAGGCTGGGGATTTTGAAGACGTTCCCGTTGTTGATTCCACGTCGGTCACTG TTGGCATGGATCATGTGAGAGTTCATCCGAAGTTTCTACACTCAAATGCTACCAGTCACAAGTGGGCACTTGGAG CTTTGGCTGAACTTCTGGACAATGCTCTGGATGAG GCTTGCCATGGAGCTACATATGTCAACATAGACATGATGGAGAATAAAAAAGATGGAAGCAAGATGTTGATTGTTGAAG ATAATGGTGGTGGCATGGATCCAGATAAGATGAGGCATTGTATGTCTCTAGGCTACTCAGCAAAGAGCAAAATAGCAAATACTATTGGGCAGT ATGGAAATGGCTTTAAAACAAGCACCATGAGACTCGGTGCAGATGTGATAGTGTTTTCACGGAGTCGCGGAAGAGATGGAAAA AGCCCTACACAAAGCATTGGGTTGCTGTCCTATTCATATTTGAGGAACACGGGCAAAGAGGATATTGTAGTTCCAATG CTTGATTATAAAAAAGGAGGGCAGATTTGGAAGAGAATGAGAACATCTTATTCCATTGACTGGAATACAAATCTAAACACAATCATTGATTGGTCTCCATATTCAAGTGAGGCTGACCTTCTACAGCAG TTTAGCAAGATGAAAGATCATGGGACTCGAGTGGTCATATATAATTTATGGGAAGATGATCAAGGGAAGCTAGAGCTTGATTTTGATGCTGACCAACAT GATATTCAAGTTAGAGGGGTCAACAGGGATGAGAATAAGATTCAAATGGCTAAACAATTTCCCAACTCTAGGCATTTCCTAACATATCGGCATTCTCTTAGG AGCTATGCATCAATGCTTTATCTTCGACTTCCTCGAGGCTTCAGAATGATTTTGCGTGGCAAAGAGATTGAACATCACAATATTGTCACTGACATGATGATGAAGGAAGAGGTTACCTACAGGCCACAGCCAAGTGCAGATGGTGTTCACAAGGATCCAAAT ATGGTTGCAGTTGTGACCATGGGCTTTGTCAAAGATGCCGAACACCATATTGATGTCCAAGGATTTAATGTCTACCACAAAAATAGATTGATCAAG CCATTTTGGAGGGTCTGGAATCCACCAGGAAGTGATGGCCGTGGAGTAATAG GTTCATTGGAGGCTAATTTTGTTGAGCCAGCACATGATAAACAAGATTTTGAAAGGACAATAGTGCTCTCAAGGCTTGAAGCACGTTTAGTTCAGATGCAAAAAACATACTG GTCAACCAAGTGTCATAAAATTGGCTATGCTccaagaagaaacaagaaactTATTGAGTCAGAGGATAAGG AGAGCTCACCTGAAGCCTATCAACCATCAGCTCGGCGTTCTGGAAAAG GCTCAAAAAACAGTACTTCAGCTATTGGatctattaaaaatagaaatcataAAGATGAGACTTTGGGCGTTGCAAATGAAAGAACTTCTCAGAAGTCTGGAAAGAATTCTTCTAGAAGGTCGGCATTGAACAGAATAATGCCCGATAGTGAAGAAAGTGACTCTGAGGATGAATGTATTCCCTCTGACAGAGCAGTAAATGGATGTGGTGATAAGGCTGCAGTTGCTCAGAAGTCTGTCACAAAAGACGGTGTTTGTCCATCCTTGTCTTCCCCTTCTCCCACTAAGGGTGGAGGAGATGTGACAGCTGACAAAATGACTACCAGATTACAATCAAAG ACCACGAGCATTGCATGTGATGTAAATGGATCTAGACAGGAGGAAGCCGAATTAAGTCTCGAACAGTTGAAAGCTGAAAATAAAGATCTGAAAGAAAG ATTACGGAAAATGGAGGAATCAATGGCAATTGATTTACAGAATGAGAAGGACAAGAATAAATCTTTGGCTGAGCAA TTAGAAGCAGCCGAGAAAAAACTAGAAGAGCTAAACAAAGAACAAGAGGCATTAATAGATATATTTTCAGAAGAAAGGGTTCGTCgtgacaaagaagaagaaaatttgagGAAGAAGTTAAAA GATGCGCAGGCAGATATTCAGAAATTGCAAAATCAGATGTAG